In the Candidatus Poribacteria bacterium genome, one interval contains:
- a CDS encoding Gfo/Idh/MocA family oxidoreductase — protein MAGKLKVAAVGCGGIGRLHQLGYLQHPGAELVAVCDIDTAKAEARAKELGVANWYPSIQEMLAHEECDLVDVVTADYLHFEPVMECLEAGKHVISEKPLSLYINEAEEMVAKAEEKGVYLAIDYNRRFAPGYVQARKWFDAGTIGQTYYLDMKLSQGGPASTWKGEYYLLYELETHAIDLLRWFGGEIVAVCAQMAKPRENEVREGEDACYTSMAISCRYETEVVATLMASWDSDFIHPIERLEICGSDGEIVVDNVLTRATLMRRDNQVVEEYRPSIFRAEQLAFDGTFALRMAALVDDLLADRSPAPTGKDGLQALRITEAIVESWKEKREVEVKID, from the coding sequence ATGGCAGGGAAACTGAAAGTTGCAGCAGTTGGGTGCGGTGGCATTGGTCGCCTTCATCAACTGGGTTATCTTCAGCATCCGGGTGCGGAATTGGTAGCAGTGTGCGACATAGATACCGCTAAAGCAGAGGCACGTGCTAAAGAACTCGGCGTCGCGAATTGGTACCCCTCCATCCAAGAGATGCTCGCGCATGAAGAGTGCGACCTTGTAGACGTTGTAACTGCTGATTATCTGCACTTTGAACCCGTAATGGAATGTCTGGAAGCAGGCAAACACGTTATCTCCGAAAAACCTCTGTCCCTCTACATCAACGAAGCAGAAGAAATGGTCGCGAAGGCTGAAGAAAAGGGTGTATACCTCGCTATTGATTACAACCGCCGGTTCGCACCGGGGTATGTCCAAGCGCGGAAATGGTTCGACGCGGGGACTATCGGGCAAACTTATTACTTAGATATGAAATTATCTCAAGGTGGACCCGCCTCAACATGGAAGGGAGAATATTACCTTCTCTACGAACTCGAAACCCATGCGATCGACCTGCTCCGATGGTTCGGCGGCGAGATTGTTGCTGTCTGCGCGCAAATGGCGAAACCACGGGAAAATGAAGTGCGCGAAGGCGAAGACGCATGTTATACCAGCATGGCCATCTCCTGCCGCTACGAAACGGAAGTCGTTGCTACGTTGATGGCGAGCTGGGATAGTGACTTCATCCATCCAATTGAGCGTCTTGAAATCTGCGGCTCTGATGGCGAAATCGTCGTTGATAATGTCCTGACACGCGCAACATTGATGAGACGGGACAATCAGGTCGTTGAAGAATATCGTCCGTCTATTTTTAGAGCCGAACAACTTGCATTTGATGGAACATTTGCCTTACGGATGGCTGCTCTCGTCGATGACTTACTCGCCGACAGGTCCCCCGCCCCAACAGGGAAAGATGGTTTGCAAGCACTACGAATCACCGAAGCTATTGTAGAATCGTGGAAAGAAAAACGGGAAGTTGAGGTTAAAATCGATTAA
- a CDS encoding type II toxin-antitoxin system HicB family antitoxin, with translation MQQNYTAIIQQSNGWWIGWVQEIPGVNCQERTRDELLTTLEITLGETIEYNREEAR, from the coding sequence ATGCAACAGAACTATACTGCTATTATACAACAAAGCAATGGTTGGTGGATCGGGTGGGTGCAAGAAATCCCCGGTGTCAATTGCCAAGAACGCACCAGAGATGAATTGCTGACTACATTGGAAATCACGCTCGGCGAAACGATAGAATACAATCGGGAAGAAGCTCGCTGA
- a CDS encoding FG-GAP-like repeat-containing protein: MHYRLIIFLMLSGVSISVASTFTDVSLTANVYQREIPVDAESGAWWGPGTAAVDYDNDGCWLDIFVVGDGGLPNALYHNNGDGTFTDVAAKAGVANTPRGRGCVWFDYNNDGWRDLYVTCAGPNYLYHNNGDGTFTDVTQRAGVGDEKHGTGPVIADYDHDGWLDIYIANWGRAPSLLNPNPASKTNVLYRNRGDGTFEEVTQAAGVADDGIAWGAIFFDYDNDTWADLFVANDHGPDKLYRNRGDGTFQDVSEQSGIVTQINGKPTGAMGLCVGDYDNDTDLDFFITNYDADLLWRNNGDGTFTNVAEAVGVANEGVGWYASFVDYDNDGFRDLYVVNGDVDNSQKTNRNRLYHNQNGQFVDRADALNVTVDAVARGATSGDFDNDGDVDFYVVNNTSNTLLQNDVNPNTWFPEKSDRTWTKFRLRGTKSNRDGIGTRVTVVTDNLVQTQELICGTGFLGGDSLELEFGLSSAYQIDSVTLEWPSGAVDTYHDLSLPKRNKTLFTFVEGGTVTVAVEPTGKQSTIWGKVKAAEVFQNYPNPFNPETWIPYRLFESTDVQISIYSQNGELIRDFNLGHQPHGEKVLYWDGKNRVGETVASGIYFYQFRAGDTHSVRKMWLMK, translated from the coding sequence ATGCACTACCGTCTGATTATTTTTCTGATGCTTTCTGGTGTCTCCATCTCAGTAGCCTCAACCTTCACCGATGTCAGTCTCACTGCAAATGTCTATCAACGTGAAATTCCTGTTGACGCGGAATCCGGGGCTTGGTGGGGACCCGGTACCGCTGCTGTCGATTATGATAATGATGGCTGTTGGCTTGACATCTTCGTTGTTGGTGATGGCGGCTTGCCCAATGCGCTTTACCACAATAATGGAGATGGCACTTTCACGGACGTAGCCGCCAAGGCAGGGGTTGCAAACACGCCAAGAGGACGTGGGTGTGTTTGGTTTGACTATAATAACGATGGCTGGCGCGACCTTTATGTTACGTGTGCTGGTCCCAATTATCTCTATCACAACAATGGAGACGGCACTTTCACGGATGTAACACAGCGAGCCGGTGTTGGTGACGAGAAACACGGCACTGGTCCCGTAATCGCTGATTATGATCACGACGGTTGGCTTGATATTTATATCGCTAACTGGGGGCGAGCACCATCCCTCTTAAACCCAAATCCCGCTTCCAAAACCAACGTTCTCTATCGAAACCGAGGAGACGGCACCTTTGAAGAGGTGACGCAAGCCGCTGGTGTCGCCGATGATGGCATCGCTTGGGGTGCTATCTTTTTTGATTATGACAACGACACCTGGGCAGACCTGTTCGTTGCGAATGACCACGGCCCCGATAAACTCTATCGAAATAGGGGCGATGGAACATTTCAGGATGTTTCGGAGCAGTCCGGCATCGTAACCCAAATCAACGGGAAACCGACGGGCGCGATGGGGCTCTGTGTCGGCGACTATGATAACGACACCGACTTAGACTTTTTCATCACGAACTATGATGCTGATCTTCTCTGGCGGAATAACGGTGATGGCACGTTCACAAACGTCGCTGAGGCTGTGGGTGTCGCCAACGAAGGCGTAGGGTGGTATGCCAGTTTTGTTGATTACGATAACGACGGTTTTCGCGACCTTTACGTTGTCAATGGGGATGTTGATAATTCACAGAAAACAAATCGCAACCGTCTCTATCACAATCAGAACGGACAATTTGTTGACCGTGCAGACGCGCTCAACGTCACGGTTGATGCTGTCGCACGTGGTGCAACCTCTGGTGATTTTGATAACGATGGCGATGTCGATTTTTATGTCGTCAATAACACCAGTAATACCCTTCTTCAGAACGATGTCAACCCAAATACATGGTTTCCCGAAAAGTCAGATAGGACTTGGACGAAGTTTCGATTGCGCGGAACAAAAAGCAACCGCGACGGGATCGGCACCAGAGTCACCGTGGTAACCGACAACCTTGTTCAGACACAAGAGTTAATCTGCGGTACAGGTTTCTTGGGTGGTGATAGTTTAGAACTTGAATTCGGGCTCTCATCCGCTTATCAGATTGATTCTGTCACCTTGGAATGGCCCTCCGGTGCTGTGGACACTTATCATGACCTCTCACTCCCGAAGCGGAATAAAACCCTCTTTACTTTCGTTGAGGGCGGAACAGTAACGGTAGCGGTTGAACCCACTGGGAAACAGAGCACGATATGGGGAAAAGTGAAAGCTGCAGAGGTCTTTCAAAATTATCCCAATCCATTTAATCCTGAAACATGGATTCCATATCGACTTTTCGAGTCCACTGATGTTCAGATTTCGATCTATTCCCAAAATGGTGAGCTGATTCGGGACTTTAACCTCGGACATCAACCTCACGGTGAAAAGGTGCTTTATTGGGATGGCAAGAACCGCGTTGGGGAAACCGTCGCCAGTGGTATCTATTTTTACCAGTTCCGGGCAGGCGATACCCACAGTGTTCGGAAAATGTGGCTAATGAAGTAA
- a CDS encoding MBL fold metallo-hydrolase — MENIFLRWWGCGAFDACFGDVNIAFDPYLFNQNLADAEPIYDYIFISHEHFDHCHPVTLRKLCRGKHFKKLFVNPGCITPAEPIAEKYGDAAFARDLPITKHVPADKVQILYPKHLNENQGTSRAFQGSETLDLGDIQVETIESGENQTPDIPTNGYLITHTVKNVSILHTGDLHEPYPALANLRGKVDFLIHMKLGLGEGLASRLIELVELIQPRFIIPTHYRTDRKSDPIPAGHWPPNVTDEMAFIESMRAIVGDGTCLLPFTAGIEYEVEMPMKQVIWKWEWFNTWTVPPWRE; from the coding sequence ATGGAAAACATATTTTTGAGATGGTGGGGATGTGGCGCATTTGATGCTTGCTTCGGCGATGTCAATATTGCGTTTGATCCGTATCTGTTCAATCAGAACTTAGCGGATGCCGAACCCATATACGACTACATCTTTATTTCCCACGAACACTTCGACCACTGTCACCCCGTAACCCTGCGGAAGTTATGTCGCGGCAAGCACTTCAAAAAACTATTTGTCAATCCCGGATGCATTACACCGGCAGAACCCATCGCTGAAAAATATGGGGATGCCGCATTTGCACGTGACCTACCCATTACAAAACATGTCCCCGCTGATAAAGTGCAGATTCTCTATCCGAAGCATCTCAACGAAAATCAGGGCACCTCGCGCGCTTTTCAAGGTTCAGAGACACTTGATCTCGGTGATATACAGGTCGAAACAATTGAGAGTGGCGAAAATCAGACACCAGATATCCCAACAAACGGCTACCTGATAACGCACACCGTAAAGAATGTCTCGATTTTACACACTGGAGACCTACACGAGCCTTATCCAGCGTTAGCAAACCTCCGGGGCAAAGTGGATTTCCTGATTCACATGAAACTCGGTCTCGGTGAAGGACTCGCCTCTCGTCTTATTGAATTGGTGGAGTTGATTCAGCCGCGCTTCATCATACCGACACATTATCGGACGGATCGGAAATCCGATCCGATACCGGCAGGGCATTGGCCTCCAAACGTCACTGACGAAATGGCGTTTATTGAGTCGATGCGTGCCATCGTTGGTGATGGAACGTGCCTTCTTCCTTTCACCGCAGGCATAGAATATGAGGTCGAGATGCCGATGAAGCAGGTTATCTGGAAATGGGAGTGGTTTAACACATGGACGGTGCCGCCGTGGCGGGAATAA
- a CDS encoding dockerin type I domain-containing protein has protein sequence MRLTRFLILTLFLVPILFRMSVSAQDYTQWHLPEGARARLGKGVITGNIAYSPDGSLFAVASSIGVWLYDGETHQEINLLIGHTERVLVVAFSPDGETLASGSSDNTIQLWNPHTGEQKLTLEGHRNDVLSIAFSQQINLLASGSLDKTVRLWDTDTGERITTVREHSGSVTSVAFSPDGITFASGGGHRDNTIRLWSRTGDGFQSTTLTGHTQGVASVTFSPDGRTLASGSADNTIRLWDTQTFKRKATITEHTGSVTSVAFSPDGQMLASGSEDKTIRLWDPQTFGHRATRTKHTDSVTSVTFRSDGRTLASSGNDQVIQFWDYTTFQHKSTLTGHTFPVNGIAFAPNGRIFASVDDGKAIRLWDANTGYLQDTLIGHEGRVFSVAFSPDGETLASAGAKPDTAIRLWDVHARQPKEPIASHKFGVESIVFSRDGQTLASGSWDSTVRLWDADTSGHKATFRTGANVYSVMFSPNSHTLASGGQDNTIHLWDVESRERQATLRGHSRPVDSVAFSPDGVTLASGSRDNTVRLWNIQTERSYTTLIGHKFRVKSVVFFPDGKRLASGSWDNTIRLWDTQTGELQATLTGHVLGVNVLALSRDGGTLASGSADGTILLWEFTPIVLRVVEDVNGDGVVNIQDLVLVASNFGQTGANAADVNGDGVVNIQDLVLVASNFGQN, from the coding sequence ATGAGACTGACACGATTTTTGATTTTAACGCTGTTTCTTGTTCCAATCCTATTTCGTATGAGCGTTTCCGCGCAGGATTATACCCAATGGCATTTACCCGAGGGTGCCAGAGCACGTCTCGGTAAAGGTGTAATAACAGGGAACATTGCGTATTCTCCCGATGGCAGTCTGTTTGCCGTTGCCAGTTCCATCGGTGTCTGGCTTTACGATGGGGAGACCCATCAAGAGATTAACTTGCTCATCGGACATACAGAACGGGTTTTGGTCGTTGCATTTTCTCCTGATGGCGAAACGCTTGCGAGTGGAAGTTCGGACAACACAATTCAGTTATGGAACCCGCATACAGGCGAGCAGAAATTAACGCTTGAAGGACACAGGAACGATGTTCTTTCCATCGCGTTTTCGCAACAGATAAACTTACTGGCAAGTGGCAGTTTGGACAAAACAGTTCGATTGTGGGATACGGATACCGGTGAACGTATAACGACTGTCAGGGAACATAGCGGGTCGGTCACTTCTGTCGCCTTTAGTCCAGATGGTATAACATTTGCCAGTGGTGGCGGACACAGAGACAACACGATTCGGTTATGGAGTCGTACGGGAGATGGTTTCCAGTCTACTACCCTCACTGGACACACACAAGGGGTTGCGTCCGTTACGTTCAGTCCGGATGGGCGCACCCTTGCGAGTGGAAGTGCGGATAACACAATTCGGTTGTGGGATACACAAACTTTTAAACGCAAGGCGACTATCACCGAACATACAGGTTCGGTCACTTCCGTTGCATTTAGTCCGGATGGGCAGATGCTTGCGAGTGGGAGCGAAGATAAGACGATTCGATTATGGGATCCACAGACTTTTGGACATAGGGCAACCCGCACAAAGCATACGGATTCGGTCACATCTGTTACATTCCGTTCAGATGGACGGACGCTTGCCAGTTCAGGTAATGATCAAGTAATTCAATTTTGGGATTATACCACCTTCCAACATAAATCTACCCTCACCGGACATACTTTTCCAGTTAATGGTATTGCGTTCGCTCCTAATGGGAGGATTTTTGCAAGTGTAGACGATGGCAAGGCGATTCGTTTGTGGGATGCGAACACAGGGTACCTCCAGGACACGCTCATTGGACACGAAGGGCGCGTCTTTTCCGTTGCGTTCAGTCCAGATGGTGAAACCCTCGCCAGTGCCGGAGCGAAACCGGATACTGCAATTCGATTATGGGATGTACACGCTCGCCAACCTAAGGAGCCTATCGCAAGCCATAAGTTTGGTGTGGAGTCCATCGTGTTCAGCCGAGACGGTCAAACTCTTGCGAGTGGAAGTTGGGACAGCACAGTTCGATTGTGGGATGCAGATACAAGTGGTCACAAAGCGACTTTCAGAACCGGTGCCAATGTCTATTCTGTAATGTTCAGCCCAAATAGTCACACGCTTGCCAGTGGCGGTCAGGACAACACAATTCATTTGTGGGATGTAGAAAGCAGGGAACGCCAAGCAACTTTGAGGGGGCATTCACGTCCTGTTGATTCTGTTGCGTTTAGTCCGGATGGTGTCACACTTGCCAGTGGTAGTCGAGATAACACAGTCCGATTGTGGAATATACAGACGGAGCGGTCCTATACAACCCTCATCGGGCATAAGTTTCGTGTTAAGTCGGTTGTGTTCTTTCCAGATGGTAAGAGGCTTGCGAGCGGAAGTTGGGACAATACGATTCGGTTGTGGGATACACAAACTGGGGAACTCCAAGCAACACTCACGGGACATGTGTTGGGTGTTAATGTGCTTGCGCTCTCTCGAGATGGTGGGACACTTGCCAGTGGAAGTGCTGACGGCACGATTCTCTTGTGGGAATTCACACCTATTGTACTGCGAGTCGTAGAGGATGTGAATGGCGATGGCGTGGTGAACATCCAAGATTTAGTGCTGGTCGCATCGAACTTCGGGCAAACTGGCGCGAATGCAGCAGATGTGAATGGTGATGGCGTGGTGAACATCCAAGATTTAGTGCTGGTCGCATCGAACTTCGGGCAGAATTAA
- a CDS encoding helix-turn-helix domain-containing protein yields the protein MNCPRCKREDAVKNGKARGSQRYKCKACGFQFTRLTSRGRPPWQRALAVFLYCRGISISTIARMFSVSPSTVFKWVRKFGTPLGPTPDAADGAVLLDATEISQYLKKQSENCESGKIFVVIPEDVSSENVVVGIKRD from the coding sequence ATGAACTGTCCGCGTTGCAAACGGGAAGATGCTGTCAAGAATGGGAAAGCCAGAGGCAGCCAACGCTATAAGTGTAAAGCCTGTGGTTTTCAGTTTACGCGACTGACCTCTCGTGGGAGACCGCCGTGGCAGAGAGCTTTAGCGGTTTTCTTATACTGCCGGGGGATTTCTATAAGCACAATCGCTCGGATGTTCTCGGTCTCACCGAGTACCGTCTTCAAATGGGTGCGAAAGTTTGGTACCCCACTTGGACCTACACCAGACGCTGCTGATGGTGCGGTTCTCCTTGATGCCACTGAAATATCACAGTATCTGAAAAAACAGAGCGAAAACTGTGAATCTGGAAAGATTTTTGTCGTCATCCCCGAGGACGTGTCTTCTGAGAATGTGGTCGTTGGCATAAAGCGAGATTAA
- a CDS encoding glycoside hydrolase family 127 protein, whose translation MKAIPFTAVTINDRFWSPRQKTNSEATIPHELAQCRTTGRIDNFAKAAGLMPGEFEGIFFNDSDVHKWVEAASYTLWTHPNPQWEAELDEVIAKIAASQQPDGYLNTYFTLVEPTKRWQNLGMMHELYCAGHLFEAAVAHYQATGKQTLLDVACRFADLIDKTFGHDKRDGLPGHEGIELALVKLARLTGEARYMSLAEYFVTRRGHSPSIFEKELENPDLPGGLGAYQHHFTRDGKFEGHYAQAHLPIQEQTECVGHAVRAMYLYSGAADIAYETDDTAIVSALEALWRNVEKRLYITGGVGPSGHNEGFTKDYELPNFSAYAETCASIGLIFWAHRMFLLRGESRFVDVLETALYNGALSGISLDGTGFFYQNPLASHGDRHRHEWFGCACCPPNIARLLASVGEYIYAQSDEGLWVNLYVGGTANATVAGKVPVKVTQETDYPWSGDMTLTIAPETPVSFALNLRIPGWCEQFEARVNGEVYKPQANSDGYLSITRAWHAGDRVELQLTMPVTSVHAHPLVRENLGRSALRRGPLVYCFEDIDNPHGAFQTLSVVNNNSMAATFDSELLGGVTLIRGTGSVLDDSEWGDNLYLDTKPDVKQVDVTAIPYYAWCNRGAGKMAVWVF comes from the coding sequence GTGAAAGCAATTCCGTTCACGGCTGTTACCATTAATGACCGGTTTTGGAGTCCTCGACAGAAAACGAATTCCGAGGCAACAATTCCACATGAATTGGCGCAGTGCCGAACAACCGGTAGAATTGATAACTTCGCGAAAGCCGCTGGCTTGATGCCCGGAGAATTTGAAGGTATTTTCTTCAACGATTCCGATGTCCACAAATGGGTAGAGGCGGCATCGTACACACTCTGGACACACCCGAATCCACAATGGGAAGCAGAACTGGATGAGGTCATCGCAAAGATCGCTGCGAGCCAACAGCCTGACGGTTATCTGAACACCTATTTCACACTGGTTGAACCGACAAAGCGGTGGCAGAACCTCGGTATGATGCACGAACTGTATTGCGCCGGACACCTGTTTGAGGCAGCAGTCGCACACTACCAAGCGACCGGGAAACAGACCCTGTTAGACGTTGCATGCCGGTTCGCAGATCTGATTGACAAAACCTTTGGACACGACAAACGAGATGGGCTCCCAGGACATGAAGGTATCGAACTCGCACTCGTGAAACTGGCGCGCTTGACCGGCGAAGCACGCTACATGTCGCTCGCGGAATACTTCGTTACACGGCGTGGGCATTCCCCGTCAATTTTCGAGAAAGAATTAGAGAACCCTGACCTTCCGGGCGGGCTTGGTGCGTATCAGCACCACTTCACACGCGACGGAAAATTTGAAGGACATTACGCACAAGCACATCTCCCGATACAGGAACAGACAGAGTGCGTCGGGCACGCGGTACGTGCAATGTACCTCTACAGCGGTGCCGCCGATATCGCTTATGAAACCGACGATACTGCTATCGTTAGCGCGCTGGAGGCACTCTGGCGGAACGTAGAGAAGCGTTTATATATCACCGGTGGTGTGGGTCCCTCTGGACACAATGAAGGTTTCACAAAAGATTATGAACTGCCCAATTTTTCCGCCTACGCCGAAACGTGCGCTTCAATCGGACTAATATTTTGGGCACATCGGATGTTCCTGCTGCGTGGTGAGTCCCGCTTTGTTGATGTCTTGGAGACGGCTCTTTACAACGGTGCGCTCTCCGGGATTTCACTTGATGGCACCGGTTTCTTCTATCAGAACCCATTGGCAAGCCATGGTGATAGGCATCGGCATGAATGGTTCGGATGTGCATGTTGCCCGCCGAATATTGCCCGACTTCTCGCCTCTGTTGGAGAGTACATCTATGCGCAATCGGACGAAGGTTTATGGGTGAACCTGTATGTCGGTGGGACAGCCAACGCAACTGTTGCTGGAAAGGTCCCAGTGAAAGTGACCCAAGAGACCGATTACCCGTGGTCGGGTGATATGACCCTGACGATCGCGCCAGAAACACCGGTCTCCTTTGCACTAAATTTACGGATTCCCGGATGGTGTGAACAGTTCGAGGCACGCGTCAATGGCGAAGTTTATAAACCGCAGGCGAATTCTGATGGTTATCTCTCAATCACACGAGCGTGGCACGCTGGCGACCGCGTAGAACTGCAGCTGACCATGCCTGTTACAAGCGTTCACGCGCACCCACTCGTGAGAGAAAATCTTGGAAGATCCGCTTTACGCCGCGGTCCGCTCGTCTACTGTTTTGAAGATATCGACAATCCCCATGGAGCTTTCCAGACGCTGTCCGTTGTCAATAATAATTCTATGGCAGCAACGTTTGACAGTGAATTATTGGGCGGCGTGACGCTTATCCGTGGAACAGGCAGTGTGCTGGATGACTCCGAGTGGGGCGACAATCTCTATCTGGACACAAAGCCCGATGTGAAGCAGGTGGACGTTACCGCAATCCCGTATTATGCGTGGTGTAATCGTGGCGCGGGCAAGATGGCGGTGTGGGTTTTTTGA
- the mutL gene encoding DNA mismatch repair endonuclease MutL produces the protein MPKIKILSADVANKIAAGEVVERPASVVKELIENALDAGSTSIRVEVRAGGKRLIRVSDNGGGMEREDALLALERHATSKVNGIEDLESIQTFGFRGEALASIASVSQFELLTRTADALEGTKVDVEGGVFRSVQESGCSPGTHMSVNNLFYNVPARLKFLKTDTTEMNHVTNQVTWAALAHPKIHFSLTHNGRSILDVRACDSYLERVRLLYGREFAENLIEFTEELPDLKIYGLLGKPEFTKPNREYQLFFLNQRPIRSRIIGAALTEALDAMVAKDRQPVALLFLTLEPETVDVNVHPAKIEVRFRNERTVYSGVVRMIRNAVHKAKYIPKIETSTEQPPSEEGTESRDADLSQRVSTPRSTTPIGGRRAAATPTAQTRRGQTPPVPTQEPADIEQESETVNTSETETPSTPTEVVVQPPQQQIPEGVNLSLLDFENVQLKANLFKTYIVAEAGDKIFFIDQHVAAERVLYERFVNQLKTDGIPVQGLLLPVTVEATPQQLGVLKIHSDIFKKLGFDLEEFGDNTILVRAIPSPLPTRVASQTVTDLLDKLPEEPHTDVQLPEAIDNALVTLACKAAVKAGDTLDMKEMMNLIKELSEAKLPFNCPHSRPIIVEMGRDELERRFHR, from the coding sequence AAACGCCTCATCCGCGTCTCCGATAATGGTGGCGGCATGGAACGCGAGGATGCGCTCCTCGCCTTGGAACGCCACGCAACCAGTAAAGTGAACGGTATTGAAGACCTTGAGTCTATTCAAACCTTTGGGTTCCGTGGCGAGGCTCTGGCAAGTATTGCCTCCGTCTCACAATTTGAACTTCTCACCCGTACGGCTGACGCGCTTGAGGGAACGAAGGTGGACGTTGAGGGTGGTGTTTTTCGTTCTGTCCAAGAGAGCGGCTGCTCCCCCGGTACCCACATGTCTGTTAACAACCTTTTTTACAATGTTCCTGCGCGCCTGAAGTTTCTGAAAACCGATACCACGGAGATGAATCATGTCACAAATCAGGTAACGTGGGCTGCGCTGGCGCATCCGAAAATCCATTTTTCATTGACGCACAACGGCAGATCAATTCTTGATGTTCGCGCCTGCGATTCATATCTTGAGCGGGTGCGTCTCCTCTACGGCAGGGAATTCGCTGAAAACCTCATCGAATTTACGGAGGAGTTGCCCGATCTGAAGATTTACGGTTTGCTCGGAAAACCTGAATTTACGAAGCCGAACCGAGAGTATCAACTCTTTTTCCTCAATCAGCGTCCTATTCGCAGTCGCATCATTGGGGCAGCGTTGACAGAAGCACTTGACGCAATGGTCGCTAAGGATCGGCAGCCCGTTGCGCTGCTTTTCCTAACGCTTGAACCGGAAACGGTTGATGTCAATGTGCATCCCGCTAAAATTGAGGTACGCTTTCGGAACGAGCGGACAGTGTATAGTGGTGTCGTCCGTATGATTCGCAACGCCGTCCATAAAGCGAAGTATATCCCCAAAATCGAAACTTCCACTGAACAGCCGCCGTCTGAAGAGGGCACTGAAAGCCGCGATGCCGATTTATCACAACGAGTTTCGACACCGAGGTCCACAACCCCGATTGGGGGGAGGCGAGCTGCCGCAACGCCTACAGCACAAACACGGCGCGGGCAAACGCCACCTGTCCCGACACAGGAACCAGCGGACATCGAACAAGAATCTGAAACTGTGAATACCTCGGAAACAGAAACCCCTTCCACACCCACTGAAGTCGTCGTGCAACCCCCACAGCAACAGATTCCTGAAGGTGTGAATCTCAGTCTACTCGATTTTGAGAATGTCCAACTCAAAGCGAACCTCTTTAAGACTTATATTGTTGCTGAGGCGGGAGATAAAATCTTTTTCATCGACCAGCACGTTGCCGCCGAGCGTGTGCTTTATGAACGCTTCGTCAACCAGTTAAAAACCGATGGCATTCCTGTACAGGGGTTGTTACTGCCGGTCACTGTGGAAGCCACACCGCAGCAGCTTGGTGTTCTCAAAATCCACAGCGACATCTTCAAGAAACTCGGTTTTGATTTGGAGGAATTCGGGGACAACACTATTCTGGTCCGGGCAATCCCTTCACCACTACCAACCCGTGTCGCTTCGCAGACCGTTACGGATCTGCTTGATAAACTTCCTGAAGAGCCACATACCGATGTCCAACTCCCGGAAGCGATTGACAACGCCTTGGTAACGCTCGCGTGTAAGGCAGCGGTCAAGGCAGGGGATACATTGGATATGAAAGAAATGATGAACCTCATCAAGGAGTTATCTGAGGCGAAGCTTCCGTTCAATTGTCCGCACTCCCGTCCTATTATTGTTGAGATGGGACGCGATGAATTGGAACGCCGATTTCACCGGTAG